From the genome of Aspergillus chevalieri M1 DNA, chromosome 8, nearly complete sequence, one region includes:
- a CDS encoding 6-phosphogluconate dehydrogenase, decarboxylating (COG:G;~EggNog:ENOG410PJ56;~InterPro:IPR006183,IPR036291,IPR006114,IPR006115, IPR008927,IPR013328,IPR006113;~PFAM:PF03446,PF00393;~go_function: GO:0004616 - phosphogluconate dehydrogenase (decarboxylating) activity [Evidence IEA];~go_function: GO:0016491 - oxidoreductase activity [Evidence IEA];~go_function: GO:0050661 - NADP binding [Evidence IEA];~go_process: GO:0006098 - pentose-phosphate shunt [Evidence IEA];~go_process: GO:0055114 - oxidation-reduction process [Evidence IEA]): MPSNPTQHFKRIGVVGAGNMGSMMVFAFSEIGLDVSVWDVSKSNLDQLMTNVKASKDIKTKVEGYHDIDEFTRSLEGGGDRKLFMFSITHGQPADSVLSMIKKDLKKGDIILDGGNENYRRTERRQKECKEIGVSWIGMGVSGGYQSARRGPSLSPGGDPEAMKLVMPLLEAYSAKDKKTGLPCVTAVGPAGSGHFVKMVHNGIEGGMLSTLAEAWSLLHYGLGMNYDEIGDIFAQWNKEGELRNNYLIQIGSEICHVKRTPQGDHKGEGVSDKDGYVLDDVLDKVVQDDDNTEGTPLWALMDSAFRHVSAPTLATAHYMRISSGNREERLKVAKKIQVPSPKPIERIKDRKEFVEHLRRAVYAAFLSSFCQGLEIISRASLDEGWNIDLGKCLQIWRAGCIIQSEAIADILQPALSADKQLTNIKFIDKVAQELHKNFESLKQVVIESIMSDQYIPAISATLEYLKYEGGTKLPTKFMEAQMDFFGAHAYNKPGVPGEDPGPVKKGPHHYEWRPA; this comes from the coding sequence ATGCCGTCAAACCCAACCCAACACTTCAAACGCATCGGCGTCGTCGGAGCCGGCAACATGGGCTCGATGATGGTCTTTGCCTTTTCGGAAATCGGCCTCGACGTCTCCGTCTGGGACGTTAGCAAGAGTAACCTCGACCAGCTTATGACCAACGTCAAGGCGTCTAAAGACATCAAGACTAAAGTCGAGGGATACCATGACATTGACGAGTTCACCAGGTCTCTCGAGGGCGGGGGTGATCGGAAATTGTTCATGTTCTCGATTACTCATGGCCAACCTGCTGATTCCGTGCTGAGCATGATCAAGAAGGATCTTAAGAAGGGTGATATCATTCTCGACGGCGGTAATGAGAACTATCGGCGCACGGAGCGGAGACAGAAGGAGTGTAAGGAGATTGGCGTTAGTTGGATCGGTATGGGTGTCTCGGGGGGTTATCAGTCTGCTCGAAGGGGCCCTAGTTTGTCGCCTGGTGGTGATCCCGAGGCTATGAAGCTCGTGATGCCACTGTTGGAAGCCTACTCGGCCAAAGACAAGAAGACCGGTCTTCCCTGCGTGACTGCCGTTGGGCCTGCCGGGTCCGGCCACTTTGTCAAGATGGTCCACAACGGTATCGAGGGTGGCATGTTGTCGACGCTGGCCGAGGCGTGGTCCCTTCTGCACTATGGCCTGGGCATGAATTATGACGAGATTGGAGATATTTTCGCGCAATGGAACAAAGAGGGCGAGCTCAGAAACAACTACCTCATCCAAATCGGTTCTGAAATTTGTCATGTCAAGCGCACTCCCCAAGGCGACCATAAAGGCGAAGGTGTCAGCGACAAAGACGGATACGTGCTAGACGACGTGCTGGACAAAGTCGTCcaagacgacgacaacaccGAAGGCACCCCGCTATGGGCCCTTATGGATTCAGCATTCCGTCACGTCTCAGCCCCGACTTTAGCCACCGCCCACTACATGAGAATCTCCAGCGGCAACCGTGAAGAACGACTCAAGGTCGCGAAGAAAATCCAAGTCCCCTCCCCGAAGCCCATCGAGCGCATCAAGGACCGCAAGGAGTTCGTCGAGCACCTGCGCCGTGCGGTCTATGCCGCTTTCCTCTCGTCATTCTGCCAGGGTCTCGAGATCATCTCCCGCGCTTCCCTGGATGAGGGATGGAACATCGATCTGGGCAAGTGCCTTCAAATCTGGCGTGCCGGATGTATCATCCAGTCCGAGGCCATTGCCGATATCCTGCAGCCAGCGCTTAGCGCGGACAAGCAGTTGACCAACATCAAGTTTATCGATAAGGTCGCCCAAGAACTGCACAAGAACTTTGAGTCCCTGAAACAGGTGGTCATCGAGAGTATCATGTCCGATCAGTATATCCCCGCCATCTCGGCCACGCTGGAGTATCTGAAGTATGAGGGTGGAACAAAGCTACCGACCAAGTTCATGGAGGCTCAGATGGACTTTTTCGGAGCGCATGCATATAATAAGCCTGGTGTTCCTGGAgaggatccaggtccggttAAGAAGGGGCCTCATCATTATGAATGGCGGCCGGCATAA
- a CDS encoding sugar phosphate isomerase/epimerase family protein (COG:G;~EggNog:ENOG410PJ4Y;~InterPro:IPR013022,IPR036237;~PFAM:PF01261): MTSYIPFESLRNIPLSYASCSIGSKQSDTLPRKLEAIAAAGFTAIELSFPDIIAYGTQITGKELGIREYAQLVNVTREIKKLADSNGLQIMMLQPFGNFEGWPPGSRERDDAFRRVAGWMDIMDAAGTDLLQVGSSDSPAGRISIDRKIIVSDLRELCDLLAKRNMRLAYENWCWSTHAPTWKDVWEIVKAIDRPNAGLCLDTFQTSGGEYGDPTTEMGLINHMHPTALNQVFHASLDELARTVPPEKIYLLQISDAYKPPEPLAEKTVKGLRPRGRWSHDFRPMPYDGGYLPIEEVAKAVLRTGFRGWFSMEIFDGGPDGKGREYDMNEYAEKAMKSMQRFLSKCSTDRD, from the exons ATGACCTCCTACATCCCCTTCGAAAGCCTCCGCAACATCCCCCTCTCCTACGCCTCCTGCTCCATCGGCTCAAAACAATCCGACACCCTTCCCCGCAAACTCGAAGCCATTGCCGCAGCGGGTTTCACCGCAATCGAGCTCTCCTTCCCGGATATCATAGCCTACGGCACGCAGATCACAGGCAAGGAACTGGGCATCCGCGAATACGCGCAACTCGTCAATGTGACAAGAGAGATTAAGAAACTGGCGGACTCGAACGGGCTGCAGATCATGATGTTACAGCCGTTTGGGAACTTCGAGGGATGGCCGCCTGGGTCCAGAGAAAGAGATGATGCGTTTCGGAGGGTGGCGGGGTGGATGGATATTATGGATGCTGCGGGGACGGATCTCCTACAG GTCGGCTCTAGCGACTCACCTGCCGGCAGAATATCTATAGATCGCAAAATAATCGTCTCCGACCTGCGTGAACTCTGTGACCTCCTCGCCAAGCGCAACATGCGCCTCGCCTACGAAAACTGGTGCTGGAGCACCCACGCGCCGACCTGGAAAGACGTTTGGGAGATTGTGAAAGCAATCGATCGCCCCAACGCCGGCCTCTGTCTAGACACCTTCCAGACCTCGGGCGGCGAATACGGCGACCCCACGACGGAAATGGGCCTGATTAACCATATGCATCCGACTGCCCTCAACCAGGTATTCCATGCTAGTCTGGATGAGCTTGCGCGGACGGTGCCGCCGGAGAAAATTTATTTACTGCAGATTAGCGATGCGTATAAGCCGCCGGAGCCGCTTGCTGAGAAGACTGTCAAGGGCTTGCGGCCTCGGGGGAGGTGGAGTCATGATTTTAGACCGATGCCGTACGACGGTGGATACCTACCTATTGAAGAGGTTGCGAAGGCGGTGCTGCGGACGGGGTTTAGGGGGTGGTTTTCGATGGAGATTTTTGATGGCGGGCCCGACGGGAAGGGGAGGGAATATGATATGAACGAGTATGCGGAGAAGGCGATGAAGAGTATGCAGCGGTTCTTGAGCAAGTGTTCTACTGATAGAGATTGA
- a CDS encoding putative proline utilization protein PrnX (COG:E;~EggNog:ENOG410PHTM;~InterPro:IPR036291,IPR003462,IPR023401) — protein sequence MHLLSETTIATILTSLTPSQGQEFLRILIQSLSSLNINNAIYQPARTSIVTDQSTALFMPVSNTITTGIKIVHVPRTRPIAGVINLFDPENGHLLGILGAAEITAFRTALATMTLFVRATGDQTGIKRENIVVFGSGRQAEWHARLALLLSPPGSVQSITFVNRGRARLQTLEEEVFPVLRGEYPGVTMDTLSQETLSQDDYEARLKGLLGRSDVIFSCTPATEPNFPFAYLQQHPRRRFLGLIGSYKPQMQEIDTETLLCGGGKIYVDSKEACLEESGELIRAGVTEDQLVEIGEVYGGSSAVQIDANNNVVFKCVGMGLMDLVIAKQVLEVAIKQDQGMNVEGFA from the coding sequence ATGCACCTCCTCTCAGAAACAACCATTGCAACCATCCTCACTTCCCTGACGCCCTCCCAAGGCCAGGAATTCCTCAGAATCCTCATTCAATCCCTATCCTCCCTAAACATCAACAATGCCATCTACCAACCTGCTAGAACCAGCATCGTAACCGACCAAAGCACCGCTCTGTTCATGCCCGTCTCGAACACTATCACGACTGGAATCAAGATCGTCCATGTGCCCCGCACCCGTCCCATCGCTGGCGTCATCAACCTGTTTGACCCGGAAAATGGCCACCTGCTGGGCATCCTGGGTGCAGCAGAAATAACAGCTTTCCGCACGGCCCTGGCGACCATGACCCTGTTTGTGCGAGCTACAGGAGACCAAACGGGGATTAAGCGAGAGAACATTGTGGTATTTGGTTCCGGACGCCAGGCGGAGTGGCATGCGCGATTGGCGCTGCTCCTCTCCCCTCCCGGAAGCGTTCAATCCATTACGTTTGTGAATCGTGGGCGCGCTCGGTTACAGACGCTTGAGGAGGAGGTGTTTCCGGTGCTGCGGGGGGAGTATCCGGGGGTGACCATGGATACTCTGTCCCAGGAGACTCTTTCCCAGGATGATTACGAGGCTCGTCTAAAGGGTCTTTTGGGAAGAAGTGATGTTATCTTCAGCTGTACTCCAGCTACGGAGCCCAACTTTCCCTTCGCTTATCTCCAACAACACCCGAGACGGCGTTTTCTCGGTCTGATTGGGTCCTACAAGCCACAGATGCAAGAGATAGACACCGAGACTCTGTTGTGTGGTGGCGGAAAGATTTATGTAGATTCCAAAGAAGCATGCTTGGAGGAATCCGGCGAGTTGATTCGGGCAGGCGTGACTGAAGACCAGCTGGTGGAGATTGGCGAGGTGTACGGAGGATCTTCCGCTGTGCAGATAGATGCCAACAACAACGTGGTATTTAAATGCGTGGGCATGGGGCTTATGGACCTGGTGATTGCCAAACAAGTACTAGAAGTAGCGATCAAGCAAGACCAAGGCATGAATGTGGAGGGATTTGCCTAA
- a CDS encoding Zn(II)2Cys6 transcription factor (COG:K;~EggNog:ENOG410PJAX;~InterPro:IPR036864,IPR007219,IPR001138;~PFAM:PF00172,PF04082;~go_function: GO:0000981 - DNA-binding transcription factor activity, RNA polymerase II-specific [Evidence IEA];~go_function: GO:0003677 - DNA binding [Evidence IEA];~go_function: GO:0008270 - zinc ion binding [Evidence IEA];~go_process: GO:0006351 - transcription, DNA-templated [Evidence IEA];~go_process: GO:0006355 - regulation of transcription, DNA-templated [Evidence IEA]), which yields MDSPSQGQSKRPRVSDENRKRAVRACDGCRRVKEKCEGGVPCRRCTRYRRQCLFTQQEQPPRSSEDDRVHYMERILHHYVPHLSLDLPSLRTAAEKLNQQHHRGSSVDVEDLEDLTIDDEDFVIKPMSDNTTQYSGEFSYLNFSMKIRQKIDEWIKAAVPEASTETETFEDHWRATQLQSGSSLVASITCLPPRYVADFLVQIFFKYAQTNNFYVEEDWLLDKLNICYTDPSSLAPDDAGSVCAILMVLAVGTQFAHMESPTPVNQLSEDHRFSEDEVGLTFYQFASKLLPDIIATTSVRSVQACLLIGTYLLPLDTSGLCYTYFGLALKMAIQNGMHRRYQGEGLSRRMVEVRNRVFWTAYTIEKRVSILHGRPVSLSDSDVDAALPTDFPGLMPSGQVSNHTNMVTLINLTLKLGQVAHEISSLRKFPKGQQQDCLERLLNLRKNLVEWWATLPEVTHCRDLNPANPLFRSNVHLKLDYCLTRIWIGRPFLFSNIRGINPAPSQGSNPPFKMTSGTSKNRNILVTDCVEAALEIVDLCRLLRDEAGLARASFTEFSSCRAALLVILAQSLTKRTERLREALDKGMGLIKIMSMGVGSARSAVSVIEALERAIRRLEEWSSTQGGTNNLGIVESAYDRFKNWEMLWKSGPLSPSSVFASAASNNGTTPLPVTPMIPNISPPPHPDTVSDANHSPDDFPAHHHHHPPSSDFSPTGIPTLPHFGFDHFVSNFPQELDEFTAIPCFETDPAASAQQPGQSQGQGQRLGQGHGPGQGQSQSPQGLELDNRWLQFINSD from the exons ATGGATAGTCCTTCGCAAGGGCAGTCTAAACGGCCTCGTGTCTCCGACGAGAACCGCAAGCGCGCCGTCAGAGC ATGCGACGGGTGTCGCCGTGTTAAAGAAAAATGCGAAGGAGGCGTCCCTTGTCGTCGCTGCACGCGCTATCGTCGCCAGTGTCTTTTCACTCAACAAGAGCAGCCGCCGCGGTCTTC CGAGGACGATCGAGTCCACTACATGGAACGAATTTTGCATCACTATGTCCCTCATTTATCGCTGGATCTGCCGTCGCTGCGCACCGCGGCGGAGAAGCTGAACCAGCAGCATCATCGCGGGTCCTCGGTCGATGTCGAGGATCTGGAGGATTTGACTATCGACGATGAGGATTTTGTTATCAAGCCTATGTCTGACAATACGACTC AGTATTCTGGAGAATTCTCGTATCTTAATTTTTCCATGAAAATTCGGCAGAAAATCGATGAATGGATTAAGGCTGCTGTGCCGGAG GCTTCTACCGAAACTGAAACATTTGAAGACCACTGGCGTGCGACTCAGTTGCAGTCCGGCTCGTCCCTGGTGGCTTCCATCACCTGTCTCCCGCCACGCTACGTGGCCGATTTCCTGGTCCAAATCTTCTTCAAATATGCACAAACCAACAACTTCTACGTCGAAGAAGACTGGCTCCTCGACAAACTCAACATCTGCTATACAGACCCCTCATCACTAGCCCCCGACGATGCTGGCTCCGTCTGCGCCATCCTCATGGTCCTCGCCGTCGGCACTCAATTTGCACACATGGAATCGCCGACACCAGTCAACCAACTTTCAGAAGACCACCGGTTTTCTGAAGATGAGGTCGGGTTGACGTTTTATCAGTTTGCAAGCAAGTTGCTGCCGGACATCATTGCGACTACGTCTGTGCGGAGTGTGCAGGCTTGTTTGCTTATTGGGACTTATTTGCTTCCGTTGGATACTTCGGGGCTTTGTTATACGTATTTTGGACTCGCGTTGAAAATGGCGATTCAGAATGGTATGCATCGACGGTATCAAGGGGAGGGGCTTTCGAGGAGGATGGTTGAGGTGCGGAATCGGGTTTTTTGGACAGCGTATACTATTGAGAA GCGCGTGAGCATCCTCCATGGACGACCAGTCTCGCTATCCGATTCAGATGTCGACGCCGCTCTGCCAACAGACTTTCCCGGTCTCATGCCGTCCGGCCAAGTCTCGAACCATACCAACATGGTGACCTTGATCAACTTGACGTTGAAACTAGGCCAGGTTGCCCATGAAAT ATCATCACTCCGCAAATTCCCAAAAGGCCAGCAGCAGGACTGCCTAGAACGCCTTCTAAACCTCCGCAAAAACCTCGTCGAGTGGTGGGCCACTCTCCCCGAAGTCACCCACTGCAGAGATCTCAACCCAGCAAACCCTCTCTTCCGCTCAAATGTGCATCTCAAGCTGGACTACTGTCTCACGCGTATCTGGATTGGTCGTCCATTCTTGTTCAGCAATATCCGCGGCATCAACCCGGCTCCGTCCCAGGGTTCCAATCCACCGTTCAAAATGACATCAGGCACCTCCAAGAACAGGAACATCCTCGTCACCGACTGCGTTGAGGCTGCTCTTGAAATTGTCGACTTATGCCGCCTCCTCCGCGACGAAGCCGGTCTCGCCCGCGCTTCATTCACAGAATTCAGCTCCTGCCGCGCAGCACTACTAGTCATCCTCGCGCAAAGTCTAACAAAACGCACCGAACGTCTCCGCGAAGCACTGGACAAAGGCATGGGCCTGATCAAAATCATGTCCATGGGCGTAGGCTCCGCGCGTTCAGCAGTCAGCGTCATCGAAGCCCTGGAACGCGCGATCCGGCGATTAGAAGAATGGAGCTCTACCCAGGGCGGCACTAACAACCTCGGCATAGTCGAGTCGGCCTACGACCGGTTCAAGAACTGGGAGATGCTTTGGAAATCAGGACCCCTTTCACCTAGCTCTGTGTTTGCGTCTGCAGCGAGTAACAACGGCACTACACCACTCCCTGTTACACCTATGATCCCGAATATCTCCCCTCCGCCTCACCCGGACACCGTCTCGGATGCTAACCACAGTCCTGATGATTTCCCtgcccaccaccaccatcaccctCCATCATCTGATTTCTCGCCAACTGGGATCCCAACACTCCCGCATTTCGGGTTCGATCATTTTGTCTCGAATTTCCCGCAGGAGTTGGATGAGTTTACGGCGATTCCGTGTTTTGAGACGGATCCGGCTGCGAGTGCGCAGCAGCCGGGACAGAGTCAGGGCCAGGGGCAGCGATTGGGACAGGGTCATGGCCCAGGGCAGGGGCAGAGTCAGAGTCCGCAGGGGCTGGAGTTGGATAATCGGTGGCTGCAGTTTATTAATAGTGATTAG
- the prnC gene encoding delta-1-pyrroline-5-carboxylate dehydrogenase prnC (COG:E;~EggNog:ENOG410PG3T;~InterPro:IPR015590,IPR005931,IPR029510,IPR016160, IPR016161,IPR016162,IPR016163;~PFAM:PF00171;~go_function: GO:0003842 - 1-pyrroline-5-carboxylate dehydrogenase activity [Evidence IEA];~go_function: GO:0016491 - oxidoreductase activity [Evidence IEA];~go_function: GO:0016620 - oxidoreductase activity, acting on the aldehyde or oxo group of donors, NAD or NADP as acceptor [Evidence IEA];~go_process: GO:0010133 - proline catabolic process to glutamate [Evidence IEA];~go_process: GO:0055114 - oxidation-reduction process [Evidence IEA]) — MSLFLRASRLRAPALARSMGSYATFKTPTVNNEPNKTYAPGTPDRKSLQDALAKYKQNGPLNVPLVIAGQTIKSSSPLTQSNPSTHAPLASYSNATSEQVQKAVDSALAARESWASTSFADRASIFLKAADLIAHKYRYDVMALTMHGQGKNAFQAEIDAAAELCDFLRFGVKYAEELYAQQPVHNAPGVWNRVEYRPLEGFVYAVSPFNFTAIGGNLAAAPALMGNVVIWKPSPSAIASNHLVHEILVEAGLPRDVIQFVPGEAEEVTDVVLNHREFAALHFTGSTSVFRSLYGQIAQGVAQGKYRSYPRIVGETGGKNFHLVHKTADIRNAAVQTVRGAFEFQGQKCSATSRAYIPASRADEFLSQLAAETNALKQGEPSDFTNFCGPVIHEASFNKLAGVIDEANKDPELELLAGGSYDSSKGWYIKPTVYRTTNPDHPLLSRELFGPVLVVYAYPDATEEDFSRICQKIDTTGEYGLTGSVFAQDRDVIVRASDALRNTAGNFYINCKSTGAVVGQQPFGGARASGTNDKAGSANLLSRFVSLRSVKEEFVPTYSVGYPSNA; from the coding sequence ATGTCCCTCTTTCTGCGTGCCTCTAGACTCCGGGCACCGGCCCTCGCCCGCTCTATGGGCTCCTACGCCACATTCAAAACCCCTACTGTCAACAACGAGCCTAACAAGACATACGCCCCCGGCACCCCCGACAGAAAGTCGCTCCAGGACGCTCTGGCCAAGTACAAGCAGAACGGTCCTTTGAATGTCCCTCTCGTCATCGCTGGCCAGACAATCAAGTCCTCGTCTCCTCTCACTCAGTCCAACCCCTCCACACACGCTCCCCTCGCCTCCTACTCCAATGCCACTTCCGAACAAGTCCAAAAAGCCGTTGACTCTGCTCTGGCGGCCCGCGAATCATGGGCCTCTACCTCGTTCGCAGACCGCGCCAGTATCTTCCTCAAGGCCGCCGACCTTATCGCCCACAAGTACCGCTATGATGTCATGGCCTTAACCATGCATGGTCAGGGAAAGAACGCCTTCCAGGCTGAGATTGACGCTGCTGCGGAGCTCTGCGACTTCTTACGCTTTGGCGTCAAGTACGCTGAGGAGCTCTACGCCCAGCAGCCTGTTCACAATGCCCCTGGTGTGTGGAACCGTGTGGAATACCGTCCCCTCGAAGGCTTCGTCTATGCTGTCAGCCCCTTCAACTTCACTGCTATTGGTGGTAACCTGGCTGCTGCCCCTGCTCTAATGGGTAACGTGGTTATCTGGAAGCCGTCCCCCTCTGCTATCGCTTCCAACCACCTCGTCCACGAGATCTTAGTCGAGGCCGGTCTCCCCCGCGACGTCATCCAGTTCGTCCCTGGTGAGGCCGAGGAGGTCACTGACGTCGTGCTGAACCACCGCGAGTTCGCTGCTCTGCACTTCACCGGTAGCACATCTGTCTTCCGCAGCCTGTACGGCCAAATCGCCCAGGGTGTCGCCCAGGGCAAGTACCGCAGCTACCCCCGCATTGTCGGTGAGACTGGTGGTAAGAACTTCCACCTCGTGCACAAGACTGCCGACATCCGCAACGCCGCCGTCCAGACCGTCCGCGGTGCTTTCGAATTCCAGGGCCAGAAGTGCAGCGCCACCTCGCGCGCCTACATCCCCGCCTCGCGCGCCGACGAGTTCCTCTCCCAGCTCGCTGCTGAGACCAACGCCCTCAAGCAGGGTGAGCCCTCCGACTTTACCAACTTCTGCGGCCCCGTCATCCACGAGGCTTCGTTCAACAAGCTTGCCGGCGTCATCGACGAGGCTAATAAAGACCCCGAGCTCGAGCTCCTCGCCGGCGGCTCCTACGACTCGTCCAAGGGCTGGTACATCAAGCCCACCGTCTACCGCACCACCAACCCCGACCATCCCCTCCTCTCGCGGGAACTCTTCGGCCCTGTCCTGGTCGTCTACGCCTACCCGGACGCCACTGAAGAGGACTTCTCGCGCATCTGccagaagatcgacaccacTGGTGAATACGGTCTGACGGGTTCCGTCTTCGCGCAGGACCGCGACGTCATCGTCCGCGCCAGCGACGCCCTCCGCAACACTGCCGGTAACTTCTACATCAATTGCAAGAGCACCGGTGCCGTTGTCGGCCAGCAGCCGTTCGGTGGTGCCCGTGCCAGTGGTACGAACGACAAGGCTGGCAGCGCCAACTTGCTGTCGCGGTTTGTGTCGCTGAGATCTGTCAAGGAGGAGTTTGTGCcgacgtactcggttggatACCCCAGCAATGCTTAG
- the PUT1 gene encoding proline dehydrogenase family protein (COG:E;~EggNog:ENOG410PGMR;~InterPro:IPR002872,IPR015659,IPR029041;~PFAM:PF01619;~go_function: GO:0004657 - proline dehydrogenase activity [Evidence IEA];~go_process: GO:0006562 - proline catabolic process [Evidence IEA]), giving the protein MKAPRLTRSLVSQGISLPVSPVKTRGTQSLSPKNGSPLAKLPISSVLRSLVILSISSSSLLLKPCIYTLSHLANPKNPLLDVAKNPLLNRLVKHTLYRQFNAGENKLEVQQSINDIKKLGYRGVLLGYAKEVLSDHGNALELSEEAIREEIQIWLDGTLQTVDMAQEGDYVALKFTGMGVQALQYLQQQKEPSKFMDDAIRQVCDLALSRNVRLLVDAEEQAVQPGIEDWSMIYQKYCNSRFPGRAVFYSTYQAYLCSTPATLARHLEQARQEGYTLGVKLVRGAYLKTEPRHLIWATKEETDDCYDGVVEALLTRRYNNMLQPAAQDQKTLPPVNAIIATHNRDSVRKAHALRLQQHADGQDHGVDLSYAQLQGMADEVSCELLQGFEDAEQEKSKTMMEKPNVYKLLTWGSVKECMGFLLRRAIENTEAVGRTKDSQQAMWKELRRRVFG; this is encoded by the coding sequence ATGAAGGCTCCCCGTCTTACTCGATCCCTGGTCAGCCAGGGAATCTCTCTGCCTGTCTCCCCTGTTAAGACAAGAGGAACACAGTCGCTTTCGCCAAAGAACGGCTCGCCCCTCGCCAAGCTCCCCATCTCCTCCGTCCTGCGCTCTCTAGTCATTCTCTccatctcttcttcatccctCCTCCTTAAACCTTGCATCTATACCCTTTCGCATCTCGCCAACCCAAAGAACCCTCTCCTGGATGTCGCCAAAAACCCTCTCCTGAACCGTCTCGTCAAGCACACCCTCTACCGCCAGTTTAACGCCGGTGAGAACAAGCTCGAGGTGCAACAATCTATCAATGATATCAAGAAACTTGGATACCGCGGTGTTCTCCTTGGGTATGCCAAAGAAGTCCTTTCTGACCATGGCAATGCCCTTGAGCTCTCCGAAGAAGCGATTCGCGAGGAGATCCAGATTTGGCTTGATGGTACTCTGCAGACCGTCGACATGGCCCAGGAGGGTGACTATGTTGCCTTGAAGTTCACGGGAATGGGTGTTCAAGCTCTGCAATACTTGCAGCAGCAAAAGGAACCATCCAAGTTCATGGATGATGCCATTCGGCAAGTCTGCGACCTGGCGCTGTCTCGCAACGTGCGCCTGCTGGTCGATGCTGAAGAACAGGCTGTTCAGCCCGGTATTGAAGATTGGTCTATGATTTATCAGAAATACTGCAACTCTCGTTTCCCCGGACGCGCCGTCTTCTATTCCACCTACCAGGCCTATCTCTGCTCGACCCCAGCCACCCTCGCTCGCCACCTGGAACAGGCTCGCCAAGAAGGCTACACTCTGGGCGTCAAGCTGGTCCGCGGTGCCTATCTCAAGACTGAACCCCGTCATCTGATCTGGGCTACTAAAGAGGAGACTGACGACTGCTACGACGGCGTTGTTGAGGCCCTTTTGACCCGTCGCTACAACAACATGCTCCAGCCCGCTGCTCAAGACCAGAAGACGCTACCTCCggtcaatgccatcatcgCCACCCACAACCGCGACTCTGTCCGCAAGGCCCATGCTCTGCGTCTGCAGCAGCACGCCGATGGCCAGGACCACGGTGTTGATCTGAGCTATGCCCAGCTTCAGGGTATGGCCGATGAGGTCAGCTGTGAGCTCCTGCAAGGATTTGAGGATGCAGAGCAAGAAAAGTCCAAGACTATGATGGAGAAACCAAACGTTTACAAGCTGCTTACATGGGGATCGGTCAAAGAATGTATGGGATTCTTGCTGCGGAGAGCGATTGAGAACACCGAAGCTGTTGGACGCACCAAGGATTCGCAGCAAGCGATGTGGAAGGAGTTGCGTCGGAGAGTCTTTGGTtga